A genomic stretch from Podospora pseudoanserina strain CBS 124.78 chromosome 3, whole genome shotgun sequence includes:
- a CDS encoding hypothetical protein (EggNog:ENOG503P9W4): protein MSAPSRQGRPQAPSPFPFRILDDRNNRQDVKPLPPRRSNGSPPPGSRRNITTSMSSFFNKLRPSKRPERGGTIRHKRNSSSSADGQKGSSIPVPAASSAPSGVTGPRDSDIIPASRWNMPIPIPRRTQSTRAALGKQPASSLPRLTINTSALKQDKPHPVEVDRRDWAPRGNATAKKSNIPTAQPTMSTGDTREIYLAKQELRQQRRTLKQSGDFLGVTSINPHTGVMDVITPTTSSEDATVSSPTDSHLAALAHTAQDAREAYVAAKTEAQIRKEHQKAERRKEAARTVLNQHGGNVVWRKEGEAWACVAEPDLSPIPQSQRSVMSPDTSDSEATTVHRTPVSAGSPRGPFLGKATAVTASQANRPALRAGDTSLPAVSTRHQHHHQTRNRVDGNAETAKLKPHTLPRPKSLGFSLPPTVPRRVASGHPETNKSGDGQSEEQPDRGSFRQRWLRYSLPGNKIPPRITSSKPLELENVKPADLWAARLLDDLSRLDESNQAHTTAMGLWGTSSTNNDREPRFAYTPITTTTGSERGQPPPFVDGRPCVEPVDEWRDGPRSPMTMIMEGSSPASLGSLTRTPSSVCSEVPAFPLGTQPNNSPSDGESETLTTVATSTVITELEVAVLPSARDLLPTPEEPKPETAFTSLATEEPGPETPEEKTAKLDGDGDGTEESEPREMRKTMRKEKHGEGGGTANTQSRSPSWPKSTSTLRPRPHHQSPAQEADEELDHAIARGAARAALTHLVHDPKTESQALPIKEPTSCDGTRAVPVPVSASAWFKGTTTMSDRHRRLPHGAEAKAKAAAEPEGDRQDDQGQDLAPLETTTLVGDRNTPTVTKGGVRRFERSLKVGDVCREVVSWMVVVLNLVVGLVEAHWGMVKPVFDGESELRRRFELAQSTWEDVWVGVGAVVFLFGVLCVGMWLVRGVLTVLGVVKAVGRGLSVVAGF from the coding sequence ATGTCTGCCCCCTCGCGACAGGGACGGCCCCAGGCACCGTCGCCCTTCCCATTTCGAATACTGGACGACCGGAATAATCGTCAAGATGTCAagcctctgcctcctcgACGCTCGAACGGGTCCCCCCCACccgggagcaggagaaaCATCACCACGTCCATGtcaagcttcttcaacaagctTCGTCCCAGTAAACGCCCTGAGAGAGGTGGAACTATTCGACACAAAAGAAactcttcatcctcggcagACGGACAAAAAGGCAGCAGTATACCTGTCCCGGCCGCAAGCAGTGCCCCGAGCGGCGTCACAGGTCCCCGTGACTCCGATATCATCCCGGCCAGTCGCTGGAACATGCCCATACCGATTCCTCGTCGGACGCAGAGCACGCGAGCCGCTTTGGGCAAGCAGCCTGCTTCATCGCTGCCGAGGTTGACGATAAACACCTCTGCCCTAAAGCAGGACAAACCTCATCCTGTTGAGGTAGACCGGCGCGACTGGGCACCTCGCGGCAACGCCACGGCAAAGAAAAGCAATATCCCGACAGCTCAGCCTACGATGTCTACAGGCGATACAAGGGAGATCTACCTCGCAAAGCAAGAGCTTCGCCAGCAACGACGGACTCTGAAGCAGAGCGGCGACTTCCTTGGGGTCACTAGCATCAACCCTCACACTGGCGTCATGGATGTCATCACTCCAACCACGAGCTCCGAAGACGCAACAGTGTCCTCTCCCACAGATTCCCATCTCGCAGCACTCGCCCACACAGCACAGGATGCGCGCGAGGCATATGTTGCTGCCAAAACTGAGGCTCAGATCAGAAAGGAGCACCAAAAGGCGGAGCGGAGAAAGGAGGCGGCCAGAACAGTGCTGAACCAGCATGGCGGAAATGTAGTCTGGCGGAAAGAGGGAGAAGCCTGGGCTTGCGTGGCCGAGCCAGACTTGAGCCCTATACCGCAGTCACAGAGGAGTGTGATGTCCCCCGATACTTCGGACAGCGAGGCAACCACGGTCCATAGGACACCCGTCAGCGCCGGTTCACCTCGTGGTCCTTTTTTAGGGAAGGCGACGGCGGTGACGGCAAGTCAAGCAAACCGTCCGGCCCTTCGAGCAGGAGACACCAGCCTGCCCGCCGTCTCGAcccggcaccagcaccatcaccagacACGCAACAGGGTGGACGGGAATGCAGAGACGGCAAAGCTGAAGCCTCACACGCTCCCGAGACCAAAGTCGCTTGGCTTCAGCCTTCCACCAACGGTCCCTCGTCGTGTAGCCTCGGGCCACCCAGAGACAAACAAGTCCGGCGACGGCCAGTCGGAGGAGCAACCAGATCGGGGCAGCTTCAGACAGCGTTGGCTCCGTTACAGTCTACCGGGGAACAAGATCCCCCCAAGGATCACCAGTAGCAAGCCCCTGGAGCTGGAAAACGTGAAGCCGGCGGATCTCTGGGCAGCCAGGCTGCTGGACGATCTGAGCCGCCTCGACGAGAGCAACCAGGCTCACACAACCGCCATGGGGCTCTGGGGAACGAGCAGCACGAACAACGACCGGGAACCCCGATTTGCCTacacacccatcaccaccactactgGCTCCGAACGCGGTCAGCCTCCCCCGTTCGTGGACGGCCGTCCTTGCGTCGAACCAGTCGACGAGTGGAGAGACGGGCCTCGGTCACCGATGACGATGATCATGGAAGGCTCGAGTCCCGCATCACTGGGGTCTCTGACCCGGACACCCAGCAGCGTCTGTTCAGAGGTACCGGCTTTCCCTCTCGGCACGCAACCGAACAACTCGCCGAGCGACGGAGAAAGCGAGACTCTCACGACAGTGGCTACGTCGACAGTCATTACAGAACTGGAGGTGGCGGTGCTACCAAGTGCTCGGGACTTGCTGCCAACACCAGAAGAGCCAAAACCAGAGACCGCTTTTACGTCGCTAGCGACAGAGGAGCCAGGACCAGAGACACCAGAAGAGAAGACGGCCAAGCtggacggcgacggcgacggcacCGAGGAGTCGGAACCCAGGGAGATGCGCAAGACGATGAGAAAGGAGAAGCacggggaaggaggcggcaCCGCAAACACTCAGAGCCGAAGCCCATCCTGGCCAAAGTCCACCTCTACCCTCCGTCCTCGTCCACACCATCAGTCACCAGCTCAGGAAGCagacgaggagctggatcACGCCATTGCACGGGGAGCAGCCAGAGCAGCGCTCACACATCTCGTTCACGACCCAAAGACGGAGTCACAGGCCTTACCGATAAAGGAGCCGACGTCTTGTGACGGGACACGGGCGGTACCGGTTCCGGTGTCGGCGTCGGCATGGTTCAAAGGAACAACAACGATGTCGGATCGGCATAGGCGACTTCCCCATGGGGCGGAAGCGAAAGCCAAGGCCGCGGCGGAGCCGGAGGGGGATCGGCAGGATgatcaaggccaagatctAGCCCCTTTGGAGACTACTACACTAGTGGGGGACAGGAACACGCCAACAGTCACCAAGGGGGGGGTCAGGCGGTTCGAGAGGTCTTtgaaggttggtgatgtgtgcagagaggtggtgagctggatggttgtggtgctgAACTTGGTGGTTGGACTGGTGGAAGCACACTGGGGGATGGTCAAGCCGGTTTTTGACGGCGAGTCGGAgctgaggaggcggtttGAGCTGGCGCAGTCGACGTGGGAAGATGtctgggttggggtgggcGCCGTGGTGTTTCTGTTTGGGGTGTTGTGTGTGGGGATGTGGCTGGTTAGGGGTGTTCTTACGGTTTTGGGAGTGGTGAAGGCGGTGGGTAGGGGGTTGAGTGTTGTGGCTGGATTttga
- a CDS encoding hypothetical protein (EggNog:ENOG503PD4U; COG:S), with translation MAEGLQRLPPPLHIQTTGGGNTKSSNPSPTISATNSPTASSVTTTASTTTASGHIKKRTRASRPKVRTGCITCNDETQQEKDSDRDGNRIRRVKCGEEKPACLRCTSTGRTCDGYDKGSSSAYARYRSSPADPTRTAELAKVEFVKACQWSEALRSMRRIAPADIDGTDTEKRFFGRFRSNSSTWFDPSTPQHLSHYTVFWNKVISPSTNCCQDEAVKHAVVALGAAHTLVQFPDQKVLDGFTRDALEVFVIQQYNKSIAKLQRHVGSTGPDSVRITLICCLAFIFLETVRSKHSVAVTHLVNGLRILQSMPFNVFDCLSDTSIFVWPPLGTSHQRDGLEMPDIIRLFARLEVTSCFFTTAIHPVVSEKSYVSRVYDDGASLQTAEGSTVISDTKEARKLMATFQHDTMAFLHKLSASTIRPEGRQSACLRARAKRLGPIISEFFARFGSIAPNTPDLYILLLDLLYFKTALFLVSRIPSLPPKRPPMFPPSLALNPFLISYTPPTPLPAAPSPRTSHPNLSLSSLQQGIIEADDEEGDTEQEMEWESLLHDMLSLARSLTTSPIGQKMRPWSRSTTVTMTSKHQSPSTHSSSFSSQVKISVPVPGAPIPAPAPAPVITTIKKEPSPPVAVLSSVVPITTAAQDNNNNNNNNNNNNNNDDDNNNPKPTTDTLLSGPLYTIALHTTNHITKNKAVDLLVENINPCSLTSQPTMGTSPTPNKSGEGMGMGMGMKEVVKGVIEQERRVIEEGGMGLINSWGTGGSGMMLRGS, from the exons ATGGCCGAGGGGCTGCAGAgattgccgccgccgcttcATATACAGACGACCGGAGGGGGAAATACTAAAAGCAGCAATCCGAGCCCCACGATATCGGCGACGAATTCTCCAACGGCATCATCAGTGACAACAACAGCTTCGACCACCACAGCCTCGGGTCACATCAAGAAGCGGACGAGAGCGAGCAGACCAAAAGTCAGGACCGGTTGCATCACCTG TAATGACGAGACACAGCAAGAAAAAGATTCTGACCGTGATGGTAATAGGATCCGTCGGGTGAAGTGTGGAGAGGAGAAGCCAGCTTGTCTTCGGTGCACGTCGACGGGGAGGACGTGTGATGGCTACGACAAGGGTTCCAGCTCGGCCTACGCCCGCTACCGGTCCTCGCCTGCCGACCCAACACGCACTGccgagctggccaaggtggAATTCGTAAAGGCGTGTCAATGGAGCGAGGCGTTGCGGTCGATGCGCCGGATTGCGCCGGCTGACATTGACGGGACCGACACGGAAAAACGCTTCTTTGGCCGGTTTCGTTCCAACTCTTCCACGTGGTTTGACCCGAGCACGCCGCAGCACCTGTCTCATTATACCGTGTTCTGGAACAAGGTGATATCGCCATCGACAAATTGCTGTCAGGATGAGGCGGTCAAGCACGCCGTGGTGGCCCTCGGGGCGGCTCACACGTTGGTTCAGTTTCCAGACCAAAAGGTCCTCGACGGCTTCACCCGCGACGCACTGGAGGTGTTTGTTATTCAGCAGTACAACAAATCCATCGCAAAGCTGCAACGACATGTCGGTTCGACGGGTCCAGATTCGGTCAGGATTACACTCATCTGCTGTCTGGCGTTTATATTTCTCGAAACCGTCAGGTCGAAGCACTCGGTGGCCGTGACTCACCTTGTCAATGGTCTTCGAATATTACAGAGCATGCCTTTTAATGTCTTCGACTGCCTATCCGACACATCAATATTTGTGTGGCCACCACTGGGCACGAGTCATCAGAGAGACGGATTGGAAATGCCCGACATCATTCGGTTATTTGCCCGGCTAGAAGTCACGTCGTGTTTCTTCACGACAGCTATCCACCCGGTCGTTTCGGAGAAGTCGTACGTCTCGAGGGTATACGACGACGGTGCGAGCCTACAGACGGCCGAGGGGTCAACAGTGATATCAGACACGAAGGAGGCCAGAAAACTAATGGCCACCTTCCAACACGACACCATGGCCTTTTTGCACAAGCTCTCCGCCTCGACCATCCGACCCGAAGGTCGCCAATCAGCCTGCCTCCGAGCCAGAGCAAAACGTCTCGGCCCTATCATCTCCGAGTTCTTCGCCCGATTCGGCTCCATTGCGCCCAACACACCAGACCTGtacattcttcttcttgacctcctctACTTCAAAACAGCCTTGTTTCTGGTGTCGAGGATACCATCCCTCCCGCCAAAACGACCACCCATGTTCCCACCCTCTCTggccctcaaccccttcttAATCAGCtacacccctcccacccccctacccgctgctccctcccctcgcACCTCGCACCCAAATTTAAGTCTGAGCTCCCTCCAGCAAGGGATAATCGaagccgacgacgaggaaggggataCAGAGCAGGAAATGGAATGGGAATCTCTCTTACATGACATGCTCTCCTTGGCACGCAGCTTGACAACTAGCCCGATAGGTCAAAAAATGCGCCCTTGGTCCCGGTCTACCACGGTCACCATGACCAGCAAACACCAAAGTCCATCAactcactcctcctccttctcctcccaagtCAAGATATCAGTCCCCGTCCCAGGGGCACCAATacccgcccccgcccctgCCCCTGTGATCACCACAATCAAGAAAgaaccctcacccccggtGGCGGTGTTATCATCAGTAGTACCAATAACAACAGCAGCGCAGG acaacaacaacaacaacaacaacaacaacaacaacaacaacaacgacgacgacaacaataaccccaaaccaacaaccGACACTTTGCTCTCTGGCCCGCTGTACACCATAGCGCTGCACACAACAAatcacatcaccaaaaaCAAGGCTGTCGACCTCTTGGTGGAGAATATAAACCCTTGCAGTCTGACATCTCAGCCAACCATGGGGACGAGTCCTACGCCTAACAAAagcggggaggggatgggaatgggaatgggaatgaaggaggttgtcaaggggGTGATTGAGCAAGAGAGGCGGGttattgaggagggggggatggggttgattAATTCATGGGGGACAGGGGGAAGTGGTATGATGCTCCGAGGGAGTTGa
- a CDS encoding hypothetical protein (EggNog:ENOG503Q37U; COG:U), with product MQAYTLPTRSYRRDDNTTASEPPLDLQTPSSDSYYSNRRSTTPLPFIRHHRNRRRLNQTIRNAGSSQENRPDNKENNPSNLPSYYSTYSLPRKPSPSPPPTERVRSPYRHRTFSFESPPASPELVVYANKGGLDLSCASPRDDLARHGISHAQIRSASSTYPSDERAQSPVSPPLTLGRKILSSLAGYGFSEADFDADASSEREDDDGVEEGLYPGEKRLSREEGEIARVISAAKSSPPGVQSQVWGGAVFKFPAPPEEGEKEEDEGFALPAPESPLLVGLAVEDRMEQEGADEDASTRCLPRVSTAFSGFEGEHSSFVPPLQEEEQEHISFGMQLRERISGHFRRGNGNDHHHHHRRHHRHHHHHYKSGGSRAGGGSCGKGLERFKEESSKTNVGTDVKRWFVRGLKAGRKGVRRVKRGLNHHGDGDKGREGKMKREMRRVDEKLERERGKLRKKPRREGKGKKREGLRGRIWGLLV from the exons ATGCAAGCATACACCCTCCCAACCCGCAGCTACCGCCgcgacgacaacaccaccgcttcCGAACCACCGCTCGACCTCCAGACCCCCTCCAGCGACTCTTATTACAGTAACAGGCGCTCAACAACCCCGCTCCCCTtcatccgccaccaccgcaaccgcCGCCGTCTCAAC CAAACCATTCGCAATGCCGGGTCCTCCCAGGAGAACCGCCCCGACAACAAGgaaaacaacccctccaacctcccgtCATATTACTCAAcctactccctcccccgtAAACCCAGCCCCAGTCCCCCCCCGACAGAGCGAGTGAGATCTCCCTACCGCCACAGAACCTTCTCTTTTGAATCCCCGCCTGCATCTCCAGAGCTGGTGGTGTACGCCAACAAAGGGGGGTTAGATCTCTCTTGTGCATCCCCAAGGGATGATCTCGCCCGACATGGTATCAGCCACGCCCAAATCCGatcagcatcatccaccTACCCCTCCGACGAACGGGCCCAAAGTCCGGTCTCCCCGCCGTTGACGCTTGGGAGGAAAATACTGTCTAGTCTGGCGGGGTATGGATTCAGCGAGGCGGATTttgatgctgatgcttcttcggagagggaggatgacgatggagtagaggaggggttgtaccctggggagaagaggttgagccgagaggagggggagattgCAAGGGTTATATCCGCCGCgaaatcatcaccacctggGGTCCAGAGTCAGGTGTGGGGTGGGGCGGTGTTTAAGTTTCCAGCACCGcccgaggaaggggaaaaggaagaggacgagggttTTGCTTTGCCGGCGCCGGAGTcacctcttcttgttgggctggcggttGAGGACAGGATGGAACAGGAGGGAGCGGATGAGGATGCTTCCACGAGGTGTTTACCCAGGGTGAGCACTGCGTTTTCGGGGTTTGAAGGGGAGCATTCTTCTTTCGTACCGCCGCTgcaagaagaggagcaaGAGCATATTTCTTTTGGGATGcagttgagggagaggattaGTGGGCATTTTCGGAGGGGAAATGGTaatgatcatcatcatcatcatcgtcgtcatcatcgtcatcatcatcatcattacaAGTCGGGCGGCTCGAGGGCTGGGGGTGGTAGTTGCGGGAAGGGTTTGGAACGGTTCAAGGAAGAAAGCTCAAAGACAAATGTTGGGACGGATGTGAAGAGGTGGTTTGTGAGGGGGCtcaaggcggggaggaagggggttaggAGGGTCAAGAGGGGGTTGAATCATCATGGGGATGGCgacaaggggagggaggggaagatgaaAAGGGAGATGAGGCGGGTGGATGAGAAgcttgagagggagagggggaagttgaggaagaagcccaggagggaggggaaggggaagaagagggaggggttgagggggcggatttgggggttgttggtgtag
- the UBA1 gene encoding E1 ubiquitin-activating protein (COG:O; BUSCO:EOG09260ERO; EggNog:ENOG503NURC) — MTDKKLPEEVDLVTRMQVDESVVGTTEIDESLYSRQLYVLGHEAMKRMGASNVLIVGQKGLGVEIAKNIALAGVKSVSLFDPAPVAIADLSSNFFLHPEDVGKPRDQVVAPRVAELNAYTPVHIHQSDNLGENLSQFDKYQVVVLTNTPQHLKVLVGDYCHEKGIYFIAAETAGLFANIFCDFGNNFTVLDSSGENPVSGIVAGIDEEGLVSALDETRHGLEDGDYVTFTEVEGMEGLNGAEPRKVTVRGPYTFSIGDVSGLGQYKRGGLYQQVKMPKFISFKSISAAMKEPEFVISDFAKFDRPQQLHIGFQAVHAFAQTHGRLPRPMNEEDALVVISSAKQFAQAEGIEVEWDEKLLKELSYQATGDLNPMAAFFGGLAAQEVLKAVSGKFNPVQQFMYFDSLESLPTSVARTEELCQPTGARYDGQIAVFGREFQDKVANVRQFLVGAGAIGCEMLKNWAMIGLGTGPRGKITVTDMDSIEKSNLNRQFLFRPKDVGQMKSDCAARAVQAMNPELVGHIVTLKDRVSPETEHIFNEDFWNDLDGVTNALDNVEARTYVDRRCVFFHKPLLESGTLGTKGNTQVVLPKITESYSSSQDPPEQSFPMCTLRSFPNKIEHTIAWARELFESSFVKPAETANLYLTQPNYLETTLKQGGNEKATLEMLLDYLKNDRALTFEDCVQWGRMLFEKQYNNAIQQLLYNFPKDSVSSTGTPFWSGPKRAPDPLKFDANNPTHYSFIVAATNLHAFNYNINVKDKTRQDYIQALESMIVPDFSPDSNVKIQADEKEPDPNAGAAFDDEAELSNLIKQLPDPKSLAGFKLTPVEFEKDDDTNHHIDFITAASNLRADNYKIEQADRHKTKFIAGKIIPAIATTTALVTGLVILELFKIIDGKDDIEQYKNGFINLALPFFGFSEPIASPKVEYTGPDGKVTFDKIWDRFEFNDVTLQELIDDFKSRGLEISMVSSGVSLLYASFFPPAKRKDKYPMKLSELVETVSKKKIPEHQKELIFDVVTEDADGEDVEVPYIKVKIR; from the exons ATGACT GACAAGAAGCTCCCCGAGGAGGTCGACCTCGTCACCCGGATGCAGGTCGACGAGTCGGTCGTGGGCACCACCGAAATCGACGAGTCGCTCTACAGCCGACAGCTCTATGTCTTGGGCCACGAGGCCATGAAGCGCATGGGCGCTTCCAACGTCCTCATCGTTGGTCAAAAGGGTCTCGGTGTCGAAATCGCAAAGAACATCGCCCTCGCCGGTGTGAAAAGCGTCTCCCTCTTCGATCCCGCCCCCGTCGCCATCGCAGACCTCTCTTCCAACTTCTTCCTGCATCCTGAAGACGTCGGCAAGCCTCGCGACCAGGTCGTGGCCCCACGTGTCGCCGAGCTCAACGCCTACACACCAGTTCACATTCACCAATCTGATAATCTTGGCGAGAACCTGTCGCAGTTTGACAAGTACCAGGTCGTGGTTCTAACAAATACGCCCCAGCACCTCAAGGTCCTCGTCGGCGACTACTGCCACGAGAAGGGCATCTACTTTATCGCCGCCGAGACAGCCGGCCTGTTCGCCAACATATTTTGCGATTTCGGCAACAACTTCACCGTGCTCGACTCCAGTGGCGAGAACCCCGTCAGTGGTATAGTGGCAGGcatcgacgaggagggtCTGGTCTCTGCCCTCGATGAGACGCGGCACGggctggaggatggcgacTACGTGACGTTTACCGAGGTGGAGGGTATGGAAGGTCTCAACGGTGCCGAGCCCCGAAAGGTCACGGTCAGGGGCCCATACACCTTTTCCATCGGTGACGTGTCAGGTCTCGGGCAGTACAAGCGCGGAGGTCTCTATCAGCAGGTCAAGATGCCCAAGTTCATCAGCTTCAAGAGCATTTCTGCTGCCATGAAAGAGCCTGAATTTGTCATCTCTGATTTTGCCAAGTTTGATCGCCCACAACAGCTTCACATCGGATTCCAAGCCGTGCATGCCTTTGCCCAGACCCATGGTCGTCTTCCCCGGCCCATgaacgaggaggatgcgctTGTCGTGATCAGCTCGGCCAAACAGTTCGCCCAAGCCGAGGGAATCGAGGTGGAGTGGGATGAGAAGCTCCTGAAGGAGCTCAGCTACCAGGCTACTGGTGACCTGAACCCAATGGCCGCCTTCTTCGGCGGCCTCGCGGCTCAAGAAGTGCTCAAGGCTGTGTCTGGAAAGTTCAACCCCGTGCAGCAGTTCATGTACTTTGACTCGCTTGAATCACTCCCAACGAGTGTTGCCCGCACCGAGGAGCTCTGCCAGCCCACCGGTGCTCGCTATGATGGCCAAATTGCCGTCTTTGGCCGCGAGTTCCAAGACAAGGTCGCCAACGTCAGACAGTTCCTCGTCGGTGCCGGTGCTATCGGCTGCGAAATGCTCAAGAACTGGGCCATGATCGGTCTCGGAACCGGCCCTCGCGGCAAGATCACTGTTACCGACATGGATTCCATCGAGAAGAGCAACCTCAACAGGCAGTTCCTCTTCAGGCCCAAGGATGTCGGCCAGATGAAGAGCGACTGTGCCGCCAGGGCAGTTCAGGCGATGAACCCTGAATTGGTCGGCCACATTGTCACCCTGAAGGACCGTGTCAGCCCCGAGACAGAGCACATCTTTAACGAGGATTTCTGGAACGACTTGGACGGTGTTACCAATGCGCTCGACAACGTTGAGGCGAGAACATATGTCGACAGGAGATGCGTCTTCTTCCACAAGCCTCTGCTGGAGAGCGGTACTCTTGGTACCAAGGGCAACACCCAGGTCGTCCTTCCCAAGATCACCGAGTcatactcctcctctcagGATCCCCCCGAGCAGTCCTTCCCCATGTGCACTCTGCGCAGTTTCCCCAACAAGATCGAGCACACCATTGCGTGGGCTCGTGAGTTGTTTGAGAGCTCGTTTGTCAAGCCTGCCGAGACAGCCAACCTCTATCTTACCCAGCCCAACTACCTCGAGACCACTCTGAAGCAGGGCGGCAACGAGAAGGCCACCCTCGAGATGCTCCTCGACTACCTCAAGAATGACCGGGCTCTCACCTTTGAGGACTGCGTTCAGTGGGGCCGCATGCTGTTCGAGAAGCAATACAACAATGCTATTCAGCAGCTGCTCTACAACTTCCCCAAGGACTCTGTCTCGTCTACCGGCACCCCATTCTGGTCTGGGCCGAAGCGCGCGCCTGATCCGTTGAAGTTTGATGCGAACAATCCCACTCACTACAGCTTCATCGTGGCGGCGACCAACCTGCATGCCTTCAACTACAATATCAATGTCAAGGACAAGACAAGGCAGGATTACATCCAGGCCTTGGAGTCGATGATTGTTCCCGACTTTTCTCCTGATTCCAACGTCAAGATTCAGGCCGACGAGAAGGAGCCT GATCCGAACGCCGGCGCTGcctttgatgatgaagctGAGCTGAGCAATCTGATCAAGCAGCTTCCCGATCCCAAGTCCCTTGCCGGCTTCAAGCTCACTCCTGtcgagtttgagaaggatgatgataccAACCACCACATTGACTTCATCACGGCCGCCAGCAACCTGCGTGCCGACAACTACAAGATCGAGCAGGCTGATAGGCACAAGACCAAGTTCATCGCCGGCAAGATCATTcccgccatcgccaccaccacggcgTTGGTCACCGGCCTGGTCATCCTTGAGCTGTTCAAGATCATCGACGGCAAGGACGACATCGAGCAGTACAAGAACGGCTTCATCAACTTGGCCCTGCCCTTTTTTGGCTTCAGCGAGCCGATTGCCAGCCCCAAGGTTGAGTACACGGGTCCCGACGGCAAGGTGACGTTTGACAAGATCTGGGACCGCTTCGAGTTCAATGATGTCACGTTGCAAGAGTTGATCGATGACTTCAAATCCCGTGGCCTGGAGATCTCGATGGTGAGCTCGGGCGTGAGCTTGCTGTACGCGTCCTTCTTCCCGCCTGCGAAGAGAAAGGACAAGTATCCGATGAAGTTGAGCGAGCTGGTCGAGACGgtgagcaagaagaagattccCGAGCATCAGAAGGAGCTGATCTTTGATGTGGTGACGGAGGATGCggacggggaggatgtggaggtgCCGTACATCAAGGTGAAGATTAGGTAG
- the FKR3 gene encoding FK506-binding protein 1B (COG:O; EggNog:ENOG503P4BA), which yields MPHSCPSFSELVTTTFDSHTLHPPTTPTTPQINSIMGVTRITHVHGTGPSPAPGQTVVIEYTGWLKDASQPENKGQEFDSSVGRGDFSTQIGIGKLIRGWDEAVLDMRVGERATLDITSDYGYGEKGFRGHIPPNADLIFDVYLKAIQ from the exons ATGCCACACTCTTGTCCGTCCTTTTCCGAGCTCGTTACGACTACCTTTGACTCTCACACTCTACatcctccaacaactccaacaaccccacagATCAACAGCATCATGGGCGTCACAAGAATAACCCATGTCCACGGGACCGGACCTTCACCTGCCCCTGGACAAACAGTCGTCATCGAGTACACTGGCTGGTTGAAAGACGCCAGCCAACCAGAAAACAAGGGCCAGGA GTTTGACTCCTCCGTCGGTCGAGGAGACTTTTCCACTCAGATCGGGATCGGGAAACTCATTAGAG GTTGGGATGAGGCGGTCCTCGAcatgagggttggggagagagCCACACTTGATATCACCAGCGACTATGGCTATGGCGAAAA AGGATTCCGCGGCCACATCCCACCCAATGCGGATCTGATCTT TGACGTCTATCTAAAAGCCATTCAGTGA